The sequence TGGAGACGTTGTGCTGCCGCCCATGTCCCAAGATTCTTTGGTGCCTTTCACTTGGCCTGAGAGCTGTGATTCAATAACAAGTGATATCCCCGTGAGCCAGCAGAGCTGTAGACTGAAATGTATCTTGTGTTTCAGCTCAAGTCAATATGGTGTGTGAAAAACGGTCTTAATTTAAGACCCAAGAGACTTTTGCTAATGAATCAGCTATGCATACCACTCAATTATCTTTATGATGATTTTTCAACACCTAAATCTCATTTGAATAAAGCTGTGGGAATTCTACAGTTCAGCCATTTATTTTCGgaagcaaaataaatacatttatgttttttttttcttttcaaggaCATTTTCAAAAGTATTGCGAAATGTATTGCACTGTTGGACAGGTTATTAAATGCCCAAAGCATATAATTCAATTGTTTACTTGCATGCATTGCTTGCATAGTTTCCGTGGCCAGACTACCCCAGATTTATCTTTAATACGTTCACTGGAATACAGGCACATAAATCAACTTTTGAACAGCAGAACGTGAATATTACTTGCTTATATATCGCTGCTGCCATGATCATTAAAAAATTATTCACAAACAtctcttttaaataaaattctttCCAGCTTTCTGCAAGCGGTAATGGGACATCATTGATTGTGCAAGGCAAACAGCCCTGATTTCTTTAACTAAGATGCATTCTGTAGCAAAAAGATATAAAAGAGGTTTGTTTGCGCTAGAAGATTGACATACGCCTGTAGTGTATGATTGCAGATTGAAGGGTTTTTGAGCAAAAATAATTTTAGTGGATTCAGTTAGGGTCTGTAGTGGGTCCACAAAAGGTTCTTTCTACTTATAATACATTTTCAGGTCAGGCCAATCCCTTCTCTCGAATAACGGGTAAAGGGAAAAAATGTACTGCCAAAGGCAAAGTGGTGGGAATGTAAGTCCTTAAGAGTTCAGAGAGCCTTGAAATTGTTTCAGACTGCTCTAACCTCAGCAAATACGAAAGAAACAAATTCCTTCTGTCGAAACAATGTTAAACAGGGCTAGATGGAGTTCCTAGTGCGCTATTGGAAGATCATTGATGAGTTTTAAAGACGATAACCCAATATTCTGAACAGTTTATCAACACGCTTCATTTCCAGCAAATTAGGTCCTCTATTGTGAACCTATCGGGCAAGGAGTTAAATTATGGAGAATGTTTGAAGGTTGTGGACCAAACAATTTACTACTGTATGTGGCTGGTTCTGCACATTCTTTTGAAAAGTGACAATATTGCGTGCATGTATGGGAATATGTTACAAATAATTACACACATAAAGCCTACTAGCTTGTGTTATCAGTGACATTTTGAGTTAGGAAGGCAAACATTCTCTAGCTGAAATTCAATCACTCTCTGTTTATTAATTACATTTGCACTCCTGTCCTGTGAAATGAGATAACCATAGTGCTATTAATAAATGTCTCTTTCAGTTTGATTTGGCTGTCGCAATTCTGTGTTTATGATCAAAGAATAAGTTAgaggtgctgtgtgtaaatttttagcggcatctagcagagaggttgcgaattgcaaccaaccactcactccacccctcctcctCCCTTTCGGAACTACGGATGCTGTGAGAGgattaagatgttgtcacgtttccACTTCTTTCCCAaatgagataatgtatttacaaaacgtgttctgtagagcagtttgtctgtttagggctactgtagaaacaacatggtgacaTGTCCGCaacattccatgcaaggggacccgtgctGTCctgtcctgtagctcagtggttagagcattgcattagcaatgcaaaggtcatgggtttgttCCCAGGTATTGGacatagaaacaaatgtgtattataatgcaatgtatgtcgctttagataaaagcttctgccaaatacttaaatgtaaatgtagaaactgctctttctaaggtaagaaaaacataacgcttcattaggaaatgtctttatacacttctgaacacatagttgtgtattatattgcatttctgtcaatagatcgtCCCAAAAACTGCACACTGCTCCTATAACttgtatttatttctatatttatttttaaatggtaTACCAATCGATGTTTCCACAGGGTGGTTATAAAATTTGTTAaaacaatgacaacatttttgtgcGTTATCCTGACCTGAACGCAAAATGCGTTGTTTTAACACAACCATTTTTAGAGTGCATATGACTTTATTTTCAAAGTGAAACacaagtttaatttttttaacgaggacaataaattacaaaaactaAACAACAGACACGATGTCATAAATGTTATCAGTATGGCCATGCTGTATATTTCAACTCTAAGAAACTGGTTTCAGAACACTTGGAATATAAGTGCTGTGCCATTGTATTCACTCAGCAGTTCGTTTCCCACAGTCCTTCACCCCCCCtcccctcactctctctctctctctctctctctgtaattTCTATACTCCTCAGACTTCCTTCCCTCTTTCTCTGTAGTTGATCACTTGCTCTTGTTGCAGGTTCACATGTGGAGCtgattattaaaattaatacaGTGCTACACGCTGTTTTGGAGATTGCTGGCAAGAACATTGCCTGTTTGTTACTACACTCCAATCCTTGAGAGGCCACTTTAACCTGAAGTTCTGCATCTTGTAGAATAGGGTTCAACGTTGTGCTGAACTATATCTCGAAGAACATCGCCGGAGGCCTGAGCCCCTGGAGAGCCAGGCACGGTTAAATAAAGTGACATTTAAGTGTCAACAACATTTGTTGGTTATTTGTTAGTAAGCAGATGCTTTTTTATTCAAAGGGACTTAAAATACATTTGCTGTATGGACAGTCTGCCCTGAGCAAGCCGGGGTTAACTGCTTTGCTCACGGGAAATGTGGTGCAAACACAAATCAGACCAATGTTAACGATGTGTTACATGTCTGCTTTAAGGAAgtagtttacattaaaaatttAAGTTTTGTCAACGTTTCCAAATTTGCATGGCTttcttttcttaaaatatacagtatataaagccacgcccatagcaaccaaacaggttagcctagcaaccatttagcaaaagCTATgtctcttcatcagaacatcgtagagacacaggagttggttcgtttcactcatagcttagagcatcatcaatttgCATATACCAaacacgcccatagcaacctaacaggttagcctagcaaccatttagcaaaacctatatctctgcataagaacatcgtagagacacgggagttggttcatttcactcataggttagagtactatcaattgcagatgccaagccacgcccatagcaaccaaactggttagcctagcaaccatttagcaatacctatgtCTATGCATCAGGACATCGTAgagtcatgggggttggttcgtttcactcatagcttagagtatcatcaactcgcatatgctaagccacgcccatagcaacctaacaggttagcctagcaaccatttagcaaaacctatatctctgcatcagaacatcatagagacacgggagttggtttgtttcactcatagcttagcgtatcatcaactgacatatgctaagccacgcctATACCAACCAAActggttagcctagcaaccatttagcaatacctatgtCTATGCATCAGGACATTGTAgagtcatgggggttggttcgtttcactcatagcttagagtatcatcaactcgcatatgctaagccacgcccatagcaaccaaacaggttagcctagcaaccgttttgcAAAACTtatatctctgcataagaacatcgtagagacacgggggttggttcgtttcactcatagcttagagtatcatcaactgacatatgccaagccacgcccatagcaaccaaacaggttagcctagcaaccatttagctacacctatatctctgcatcagaacatcatagagacacgggggttggtttatttcactcatagcttagagtattatcaagcgcagatgccaagccacgcccatagcaaccaaacatgttagcctagcaactgattagcaatatgtatatctctgcatcagaacatcatagagacacaggagttggttcgtttcactcataggtcactcatatctatctatctgtctgtctgtctgtctgtctgtctatccgtACATCtgtccgtccatccatccatccagcaAAACCTAATAAGTTCTAATAAGAAACTTAATAAACCACATACATTTTGCCTGGTTGTGGTCTCTCTCCCTCTATCTCTCCCTCTGTctttctcaagccaacataaagtttgttcaCAAACTTTTACCTTATCTAGTTATTATTATAATGTGCAGGATGGTCAACTTATTGTCAActttacaataaacaaataaagtttttaccaaaggttttcttCATACTGTTAACTCAGATGTTAATATTTTGTGGATTAAATACCCTCTATGGTCAGAATTGTCTCATCCAAAATGACCCATATTCCTAATAAATTGGCACATGGAAATTAAATcataataactattttatgttctattaaGATCCActccttctccatttgttgtgtattattgcttctggtttgtgcattttatttcacagaaatcctagaAAGTTTTGTCTCAAAAACTGAACTCAGTTTTTGAGTCACattatttgaagaaaaaaacctGTTTTTCTTATGGAACAGTAGTGAATAGCAAATGAATGAGGGGAAGTGAtcgttgttgcctagacgacattgtgcatgtaaacagtcagacacatcaaaatacaactGTTCCTTGCatgtaaatgttgtatttaatgtaatgttacaaatgtcaaaaaacactgaaaagttaaattgattaaatcagagaagcatttatttataaaataaaaatagcatttaaaggagccagtcttttgctgttttgaggctttgattatatttttgaggtttttaacaatggatgttcatgtttctaataaaaaaacgctttatatttcacatatgtCAAGtttattgttcaccgctgtccctcgtCTAACAACAAAACGACTtggatttcttccggtctatatgaagtccctccttccgaaacgctctgattggtaaatctgaccaggtctgtcgtgattggttccccgcttagtgtgcgtgcgtgcgtgtgtgtgtggcgtgcgtgcgtgtgtgaagaTCAGAGCCATTAGGTGTGTTCGAGCTcctgcggcgctgcgcagactgatcggaGAGATTAGCCGCTTGCAGTAGAGGGATGAGTTGAAAAAGAAGCAGTCAAGTCGGATACCTGCTGTTTGCCGTAGTGACGTTCGCACCATGTTTCTTTTTCAACGTGCGATTGAAGTGGATTAGAATACTggatttgtccaataaacaaacattttaattaaaaagtagcaaccataaactcttcatattgcaaatgttatgtgctgcttaacactgtgtgcctaacaatcatggtaaacataagcatatattattaaattaccaacggagtctgtattcatttcatttttattttattaaacaacacaaaataacatgtttattatatttgtacgaacagagttttagctgttttaaaaacatgcattaataaGTATTAGTTGAACTGAGGGTGTTATAATAAACCCGATCGTTGCGTGATCGTTGTCGCACATGATCGTTGTCTAGCCAATCATGAAAAGCTATGTCGTCATCACAGCCTTGTGCAGCCGTTCCTAAGGCCCTTGTGGCTACAGCtgtggctacccgatccgtcccggaaacacgatttgttccgcgcatgcgcgaaactgacgtcacttcctgtctgaaatAAATCGAAACACTTTACGGCAGTTTCGGGTATGAAGACTATACCGttactgctgttgttttacactcggagtttaatatatatattttttattacatttattaataaatgtatttattatatctgtataagtttcttttttcttcatttgtttcttacaatgctttgagatatttcctggcttgttaaattgttgctgaattataatgcatgtttgttttaaggtggtcataaaaaataactacCCGATCCATTTCGGTTAAAATTTggttaatatgtggcacaaattaacttcattgaattaaataaatggtcaaattaaactgaattgtttaaatttgctagacacaatttggaaaatacagatgttcatacagatgtgttttctttctattcattttctaaagataggttctacataactgttctagatatttaactgcatttaagaaacacacagaatacagttatatatatattctttcaatttatttatacatttgttccatTCCTCACAcacgctcgctcgctcactcactcactcacgcacactctcgcacacacacacacgcacacgcgcacgcacacgcacactctctctctctctctctctctcacgcacactcactcactcacacacgcgcacacacactacatttctCTTTGTAGAACATAGCATTGACCTTTAGGCCTTGGTCATCAACACAGTAcgacaaaaatgtttccatgtcttcttggtaatgaaatataaacaaaaaggcaTCCTTCGCCTCAGAGAATTGACCCCCCAAGAGGTTCTTGATGGCATTTTGTTGATCACCCCTGTTCATCTGCAAAAAGGCAGGCTCTGTCACCTCCCCACGGAATAAGTGTCTGTGATTCTGTACCCAGTACCACGCTGTATTTAGGTCTCGGACAATGGTTGGCTGCTGCACCTATTGAAGTAAATGAAGTTTATGCTTCATTCTAATTGGTTGACTAATTAAATGGCCTATAGTCATTTATTCCTTACATAGTAAAATGGCACAACAGTTATACTATTTATTCAGCAATCATGCAAATGCTTCATGTATAACCACTACTGTATAATCATTAACCTTATCAATGTCCTTGTCATCCACAACTCTTCTGCTGGGTGACAGTTTGGTGGTGGTGAATTTCGACACCCTAAACACAGGCTCAACGATCCCCTGAAGGAGTTGGGATGCTTCTTCGGTCCAGTATGCAAACCTCTGTCCATGcctttgaaaatatatgtaaatgtatatgaactCTATGTAATAGCTTTAGCTAACTTAATACAGCCAAGATACTGAAATTATATCTGTAGAATCTATCATACCCTTCTAGGCAAAATCTTTCCATGAGGTTAATGCACCACCACTGGCGAATCAATGGCACCTcctcctaaaacacacaaacacacaaaaaaaatgcacacataccAGTAGTTCAATGACATACTTGTGTGAAAATCCAGCTTACCTCTGTGAATGTTAAGGGACATGATGTGCAGATGCTGAGAGcatactgtgaaacacaaataacactgtaagactttggttttattatctaacagctttgataaattaaacattcttaCCATCAGCATGTAGACACCACAAGAATCCCCACTGGACTGTTGAGGAAAAAACTGGAAAAGGAAAAGTGCATCCACAGttagtttaaaaaacaactgcaaTTTTTAGGTAAGGGATGATGTACAGGCAgcaggttgttatcgcagaataaagcctgacagtgtgataaagactgggttaccatgtgttattagttttgtgtgcttgttatctgggaatatcaaaccttggaatgttgcaactggccaatcagaatcaagtattccagagcacagtcgaataaacatgtttagttatatacatacatttgcttgacacaattccatcatttaaaacatacctcAAGGTCTCTTCCTGTTTTTTCAGTCCAGGATCCTGGGTCAATGAAGCTTGCAATGTGTCTGGGATTCCAAagagaacacaaaattacataacGTGCAATTAAATTATCAGGTGTGCAGCCTGAGAACTAGGCTCTTTGATGAACTTGAAGCCTGTGAACGAGGCTCTATACAAACTTGAAGCCTGAGAACGAGGCTCCTTTTGGAAactgtaaccaaataacatgccTGGAACAAGGCCAGTAAATTATCTTAAGTCTAAACCTAAATATGGTTCTGTAAGtcttatctccaaaaccatcagGTTGTCTTCCTCGGACAGGACAACTAGCCGCATGTACTGTTTAATTGGGCCGGTGTAGAAGAGTCTGTCGCCtgtttgaagaagaaaaaaagcatgaaaaagttgcagttaaaagaaatatcatattatctgatatctgactaaaattaaactccataaaggtcaataaaaacatcacataaatttaaccaattttatatataaattgattttataattaatatataaaataatgcacaaatcacactacaaagaaagaaatttgtaatggttttaatggtaaaagctaatggttcatactatagtagtattttaatgtaaaccattagcatctctgtgaagggttctatcgttttcttattctatacgggaatttaacaagtacagttaatgtagctcgatattttaaacataactttgtaaattAAGCACATGACCCAGGTTGTAACAGACTGTCAGTTctccttttaattataaaatcgcTTAACGCAATTTAATTACCTTTGATGATCAAATTCGAAGACGCCCGGAACaggtgtaatgccgagaaatgcacccctgccagattccgAGCTGGTCCCAGGTCGAGAAGACTGTCGTAAAACGTCGGCgataacaggaagtgacgtcagtttcgcgcatgcgcggaacaaatcgtgtttccgggacggatcgggtagcgaCAGCTCTGgtccaaatggcgcactccggtcttgaggacctcctctgagtccacacttggtgacgtcaggaagtgcagacctatagggcactaggcacgattCCATAAGGGTatatgggagtgcattttgggacagacttgagatCATCACACCGGAAAAAGCAAgtggtgctttctaatcactgtcgcggtactttgttgtcattcgcagatcagtctgcgcagcgccgcgtgaagtcgaccacttgttgtcccactgttgttatttgggactggagctgccggtttttattgttctgtatttcatatgtttgtattttatatgttgatatgccacccgagcattatgcaatagatacttatgtttgtaatgcattcatttgtcatgacgtcatgaatgtatatttattaatttgtttacactatacttaatgtgcataatgtgtttttaatatgcatatatgttgttatttaatatttctctataatacagaagctgtgttgttcacctttacagagcccagagacaatataaatctacaacaaaacatggcttattaccttaagtaagaaaatgcactgcattaaaagtttttattcttgaatagctgacttaatagaaaataaaaaagcaataatatgaataagtaactaattaataaataaatttttaattttatcaaaacatacatttaaaaatgtgtccgtcatgtttatgtgtatgtctgacatccacgacactcctcccatccatTCTGTGATTAGgcgctcgcaaggattcctgggtaggggacttcagtggagtctgcgtCAATGCGCGCTTCACCGAAcaccgcatcgagggcacaaaggaggcgctcgcgagcagacttctgagcgctaaaaagacaaatgggacaccctacggactcgtagacttggcgagaacgcgcaatttaagtccacgagaccacaagtgcgccatttgggacagggcctatgtctgacatccacgacactcctcccatccgttctgtgattgggcgttcgcaaggattcctgggtaggggacttcagtggagtctcacGAAGcccgcatcgagggcacaaaggaggcgctcgcgagcagacttctgagcactgaaaagacaaatgggacaccctacaGACTTGTAGACTTtgcgagaacgcgcaatttaagtccacaagaccgcaagtgcgccatttgggacagggcctgaGATGCTGTGCCGGCTGAGCAAGCCGGCTGTTCTCAAAACGCTCTTGCGCTACTTTAATGCCCCACGTGAAAGTCACGTGGCGTCGGCGCCGGTTCAAGTCGGACAAAATTTCTAACCGGCATGCACTGCTTCAAGTCAGATTCCGATCGATCAGCACAGCGCCACATCAAGTCGAACACACCTATTGAGAGagaaggcttgttcgacttgatgcggcgccgcaagatccgacaggaggatgacatcaaagtaccgcgagagcgattcgaaaccaaacattttatggtttttcgaatggctctcgcggtactttgatgtcatctgccTGTCGGATCtagcggcgccgcatcaagtcgaacaagcctagagagttctgccaacagaagtccaaaacgctggagcgtcacgtgattcatggagccttcagatagttccaggaagttattttttctctttaaatgcttcatttctttcatttttttattcgttaaatggctttcgtctttaaatgggttaaacatttacctcagttggtttgtttagtcgcagctccatgcgtaacTAGTGTTGTGGCGAATCGGCCTTCCATCGCAGAAAGAAATCTCAGAGACAAGGGTTCCAGATGCCAagagtttaaactttatttgctcgagcaagcaaagtgagacacacagagttcatctggtCATGTCCAACAAATAcacttctgactccatcttttatacacggttctcaagttgttatgagttcaaaccaatcatgttttacctgacatcaccttctaccaatcaggttttacatgacatcacttatttttgttaGTCCATCCTCTTGTGACATTCCACAGTTAAATATCAAGCTTATTACATCAACTTTTAATTGTGGCGAAActttttaaaggattaaaaaagatatacacatacatccatctttaaaatgtagatgtatgtcattttgtcagttgCTACTATATGAAAGACACATACATACATCTTTATTATGCGAATGTATGTCATATTGACATTTACTACCCCTAGCTTAATGTACTTCAaaaatacaatgcattttagaCAAGATCTTGTGTTTTCGTTAATACTAATGTCTCCAAGAATGCGTGCTGTGTGTGTTCTCAAAGTGTTTGCGTGCGAAAGATGTCTTATGGTGCTGTTTGATGTTCAACCTGGCCTgtaacctttgacccatgagATCGTAGTCTTTTTGCTATGAGACTCATAGCCTTTTCTGTGTTAGTGTGTGAGACCTATAActagtttaaatgcattgtttcatATAAAAACTCAGTCAGTAATAGAAAAACCCAATGCTGTAAAACCACcatactagtaacttccgggaactattgaaaCGGAATTCGGAGGATATgagctgtatccttcgttgctggacaattctttgcgtcggccaacatctgttatttgaataaacggcaacagctatacattcaatcaaatatgtggtgtttaaatgtgaacagtttacaatttgtgtcacgttttttttttatctcagcaggcatatgtagtaaataggtttacaagtgtttagtgatttttgaacattttgaaaCAGTGAGgcaaattttttatatttgtttaactcttttggcattgtttagggtagaaagtaactaactttttacctcttaaatcatgtagaaataattttaattaatttgacaagtgtgcgagtgcaacgtgttgtcatagctacttcctgtttccttttctgccagtaaaTCCTACGAAGAcatctcgtttaattctaaattgagaatcctccgtataccgcatcctttagaaGATGATACctatggaggacacaaggacgcagccttacgaaagaCACAgcagctgtgtcccaattcagcGGCTGCAACCTTCAAGGTCGCGgacttaaaaacgaggacttggttttcaaagcacgcagcctcaAAATTGCAAGAAGCTaactgaaatgagacggtcTAGCCTCGCGGAGGATTTCCTAATGATTTCCTTGATTTGCGTCACCTGCTACTCCTGTTGCGTGGTGCcagcaggacacagcagagacgTTCCTGACgttccttttttaaacaaatacggagccagaaaatttatattttattttcgagaatatgtagattaaaacagcccaacagtatattaaattaaccaaccttacaaattcaaaaaacacaataatgcaccaataatgttaattaacaacatcatatataatattaaaacactgaaatcgaccgtttttgtgaattacatacttttatttaactaaagattTGATAGATTGTTAAAAAATTTCAAGCCGTTACAggcgcgcaatgaatctcgggatagctaaagctgtgaaggatacatttgttgtatccttaaaaacctgcggaaataaggtcgcattttggggctgcttttgaagcaacctttgaatcgggacagccttaccagccttcagtcgcgctgctgtgacgcaattggtcttaaaatgcagccttcaaagcacgcagcccccgaattgggacacagccagcttctatcaatagctctggtgaagatgtcccacccataccatatcagccaGCTTCCGTTTCTcgggctgttgtgattggtcggtgcccctctcagtgcacgtgtattcataaactttggcttttagcaataaacaataacaatggTGTCAACTTCACtttatcagttaaaaacatgtggatcgatcgaagtgtaacggaggtctgctagtgcatgtgcaaacgtcaatatttgttagagatcgcaaatgtttttcctactatggcgagggaaatgacaccggaccgaatGGCGTCATAccagttatattaattaacactaataacagaagcgttagtcttgcctttttatattgtacccgagttggataataaaacaagcagactgaccaggagacatttgcaagtaGGACTTCAAagtattgtttatgctctaattGTTAGGGTTCTGTCCTTCCTATTCGGAGTTTtcgtgtcttgtggacagggtcgtgacagtccCATGTCTTGTGTATATGttttgtcttgtgtggagacacgtggcggtttgttgtgacatttcgccgcgtgtcctcctgtcttttgtttaactccgcccccttgtttctccgttagtgttcatctccctcacctgtccctatCATCTTCCCGCAAGTTTCCTTTTAatgttaagtcttgtcacctgcccgtcactaTCCCTGTCCTATTATCCTTGTT comes from Triplophysa rosa unplaced genomic scaffold, Trosa_1v2 scaffold228_ERROPOS557246, whole genome shotgun sequence and encodes:
- the LOC130550060 gene encoding structural maintenance of chromosomes protein 5-like, whose product is MLMYALSICTSCPLTFTEEEVPLIRQWWCINLMERFCLEGHGQRFAYWTEEASQLLQGIVEPVFRVSKFTTTKLSPSRRVVDDKDIDKVQQPTIVRDLNTAWYWVQNHRHLFRGEVTEPAFLQMNRGDQQNAIKNLLGGQFSEAKDAFLFIFHYQEDMETFLSYCVDDQGLKVNAMFYKEKCSVCARV